The genomic segment GGTTCACGAGAAAATATTAGCGAAAACTCTTAGCGACAAAGGAATTATCAAACGGATTGATCCCGCTTTTATAAGCTGAGATTTTAATAATAACTTTTTAATGTCTATTTATGGTAGGGTAGGATATGAACGTCAGGGAAATTATAGATACCGTTGCAAGCCTTAAAAACCTGCCTCGTACTGGATGGGTTTTAAGAGGGGTTTCGCAAGCAGAAGCTGAAAACGTGGCCGAGCATAGCTTCGAATCGGCGTCACTAGCGTTGGTTATAGCTACAAAGTTGAAAGAGAAGGGGGTTGAAGTAAACGTTTACAAGGCTGTAACTATAGCGTTGATCCATGATTGGGCGGAATCTTTGGTCGGCGATATACCATTATGGACTACGATTAGATTAAGGGATAAAAAGAACATGGTTGAAGAGGAAGCCTTTGAACATTTTGCCTTTGCAAAAAAACTATTTGAAGAATACAGTGAAGCTAAAACTCTTGAAGGATTAATAGCCAGAATCTCCGATGTTCTGGCAACATACCTGCAAGCATGCAGATATATTAAAATAGGATACTCTGATGTCGAGGAAATTAAGACGTCAACCTACAACAAAATTATCGAATTAACAGAGCGCAACCAGCTTTTAAAAAATATTATCGATGAATTTCTGAAATAAATTATAGGAGCTTATGAGAATGCCCTGTAGTTGTTCCATGCGAACATATCTATAAAAGTTAGCTATCGTCATGATGGAAAGTGTAAATGCTATTCTAAAAAGAAAGAGTAATTCCAATGTTCGTCTCTAGTTTTCATAGAACTTGATGGGTTTTTCAATAATGTCCATTTTGCCTAAATATTTGACTTTCTCTTTTTGAAATATTTACAACAGATATTTCTTAATTCATAGAAAGAAATTTTAAAAAGCTAAAGTCTAAAATTTGAGAAGATATGAAAGTTATTCCCCGAAGCTTCTACATGAGAGATGTGGTTATAGTAGCTAAAGAATTGCTTGGTAAGCTTCTAGTTAGGGAGATAGATGGTAAATTGTTAATCGGTAAAATAGTAGAAGTGGAAGCGTACAGGGGCAGGGACGACCCAGCTAGCCACGCTTATAAAGGCCTAACGAAAAGGAACAAAATTATGTTCGGAAAACCCGGCATAGCGTACATATATCTTGCCTACGGAGTAAATTGGTGTTTAAACGTAACTGCAGAGCCGGAAGGCGAGCCAGCAGCTGTGCTCATAAGAGCGGTAGAGCCTATCAAAGGAATAGATCTAATGAAAAAACATAGAAACATTTCAAGAATAAAGGATTTGACAAATGGTCCAGGCAAGTTGACAAAGGCTTTCCAGATAGATGGAAGTTTCAATGGATGGGATTTAACTAAGGGTGAAATATTTTATATTGCTTATCCTTTTAAAGAAGATAATTTTGAAATACAGTCATCT from the Thermoproteales archaeon genome contains:
- a CDS encoding HD family hydrolase, producing the protein MNVREIIDTVASLKNLPRTGWVLRGVSQAEAENVAEHSFESASLALVIATKLKEKGVEVNVYKAVTIALIHDWAESLVGDIPLWTTIRLRDKKNMVEEEAFEHFAFAKKLFEEYSEAKTLEGLIARISDVLATYLQACRYIKIGYSDVEEIKTSTYNKIIELTERNQLLKNIIDEFLK
- a CDS encoding DNA-3-methyladenine glycosylase, giving the protein MKVIPRSFYMRDVVIVAKELLGKLLVREIDGKLLIGKIVEVEAYRGRDDPASHAYKGLTKRNKIMFGKPGIAYIYLAYGVNWCLNVTAEPEGEPAAVLIRAVEPIKGIDLMKKHRNISRIKDLTNGPGKLTKAFQIDGSFNGWDLTKGEIFYIAYPFKEDNFEIQSSSRIGIKVGLDKKWRFFIKDNPFVSRR